From Spirosoma aerolatum, one genomic window encodes:
- a CDS encoding succinate dehydrogenase/fumarate reductase iron-sulfur subunit, with protein sequence MKITLKVWRQKNSNTPGKLVEYQLDNVSEDMSFLEMFDVLNDSLTRKGEEPVAFDHDCREGICGTCSMYINGRPHGPQTGATTCQLHMRSFNDGDTIVVEPWRARAFPVIKDLMVDRLAFDRIIQAGGYVSVNTGSAPDANEILIPRSIADEAMDAAACIGCGACVAACKNASAMLFVSAKVSQLAILPQGKAEHKERAERMVAQMDAEGFGACSFTGACSVECPKSISLDHIARLNREYLGAKLTSDNVQG encoded by the coding sequence ATGAAAATCACACTCAAAGTCTGGAGACAAAAAAATAGTAATACACCCGGTAAACTAGTCGAATATCAACTGGATAACGTGTCGGAAGATATGTCGTTCCTGGAGATGTTCGACGTACTGAACGACTCGCTGACCCGCAAAGGTGAAGAGCCTGTAGCGTTCGATCACGATTGTCGGGAGGGTATCTGTGGGACCTGTTCTATGTACATCAATGGACGGCCACACGGTCCACAAACGGGTGCAACTACCTGCCAGTTGCACATGCGCTCGTTCAACGACGGCGACACCATTGTAGTAGAACCCTGGCGGGCGCGGGCCTTTCCGGTCATTAAAGACCTGATGGTTGACCGGCTTGCTTTTGACCGGATCATTCAGGCGGGTGGATACGTTTCCGTCAATACGGGATCAGCGCCGGATGCCAACGAAATCCTGATTCCACGTAGCATTGCCGACGAAGCTATGGATGCGGCTGCCTGTATCGGTTGTGGCGCTTGCGTAGCAGCTTGTAAAAATGCTTCGGCTATGCTGTTTGTGTCGGCGAAAGTGTCGCAGCTGGCCATTTTACCACAAGGTAAGGCTGAGCACAAAGAGCGGGCCGAACGGATGGTTGCTCAAATGGACGCCGAAGGATTTGGGGCCTGTTCGTTTACGGGTGCCTGTTCCGTTGAGTGTCCGAAGTCCATTTCGCTCGACCACATTGCCCGGCTGAATCGTGAATATCTGGGAGCTAAACTAACCTCTGATAACGTTCAGGGCTAA
- a CDS encoding fumarate reductase/succinate dehydrogenase flavoprotein subunit: MKLESKIPEGPLAEKWARHKFSLKLVNPANKRKYDIIVVGTGLAGASAAASLAELGYNVKAFCYQDSPRRAHSIAAQGGINAAKNYQNDGDSVFRLFYDTIKGGDYRAREGNVHRLAEVSVNIIDQCVAQGVPFAREYGGTLANRSFGGAQVSRTFYARGQTGQQLLLGAYSALSRQVSNGKVKLYTRTEMLDLVVEGGKARGIVVRNLVTGKIESHSGHAVLLCTGGYGNVFYLSTNAMGCNVTAAWRAHKKGALFGNPCFTQIHPTCIPVSGHYQSKLTLMSESLRNDGRVWVPKTVEDAEKIRKGQLKPTDLPEDKRDYFLERRYPSFGNLVPRDVASRNAKNMCDEGRGVSKTGLAVYLDFADAIKRDGHKTIEAKYGNLFEMYEKITGENPYETPMMIYPAVHYTMGGLWVDYNLMTTIPGLYALGEANFSDHGANRLGASALMQGLADGYFVIPYTIGDYLATIGPTDKIPVDAPAFKEAEKKIQDQIQKFLSIKGSRPVDDLHKELGHIMWEYCGMARTAEGLKIAKEKIQALRKEFWTNAKVLGDADEMNQALEQAGRVADFIELGELMVDDALNRNESCGGHFREEYQTPDGEALRDDENFAYVAAWEYQGEGKPEILNKEPLVFENVKLTQRSYK; this comes from the coding sequence ATGAAACTGGAATCTAAAATCCCCGAAGGCCCTTTAGCCGAGAAATGGGCACGGCATAAGTTTTCGCTGAAGCTGGTTAACCCGGCTAACAAGCGTAAATACGATATTATTGTCGTTGGTACAGGTCTGGCGGGAGCATCAGCTGCCGCTTCGTTGGCTGAACTGGGATATAATGTAAAAGCGTTTTGCTATCAGGATAGTCCTCGTCGGGCACACTCAATTGCCGCTCAGGGAGGGATTAACGCTGCTAAAAACTATCAAAACGACGGCGACAGTGTTTTCCGGTTGTTCTATGATACCATCAAAGGGGGCGATTACCGCGCTCGCGAAGGGAACGTACACCGGCTGGCTGAAGTGAGTGTTAATATCATTGACCAATGCGTGGCTCAGGGCGTACCGTTTGCGCGTGAATATGGCGGAACCCTGGCTAACCGTTCCTTTGGGGGCGCTCAGGTATCCCGGACGTTCTATGCACGGGGGCAGACGGGCCAGCAACTGCTGCTAGGGGCCTATTCGGCGCTGAGCCGTCAGGTTTCTAACGGGAAAGTAAAACTCTATACCCGTACCGAAATGCTTGACCTCGTTGTGGAAGGGGGTAAGGCACGGGGTATTGTCGTTCGTAACCTGGTTACCGGCAAAATTGAATCGCACTCAGGGCACGCCGTTCTGCTTTGTACGGGTGGTTATGGTAATGTATTCTACCTGTCGACCAATGCGATGGGTTGTAATGTAACAGCCGCCTGGCGGGCACACAAGAAAGGGGCTCTGTTTGGTAATCCCTGCTTTACGCAAATTCACCCTACCTGTATTCCCGTATCGGGTCACTACCAGTCGAAGCTCACACTGATGTCCGAATCGCTTCGGAACGATGGGCGTGTATGGGTACCAAAAACCGTTGAAGACGCTGAGAAGATTCGGAAAGGGCAATTGAAGCCTACTGACCTGCCTGAAGATAAACGCGACTACTTCCTGGAGCGTCGCTACCCATCGTTCGGTAACCTCGTACCACGCGACGTTGCCTCCCGAAACGCGAAAAATATGTGCGACGAAGGCCGTGGCGTGTCGAAAACGGGATTGGCTGTTTATCTGGATTTTGCCGACGCTATCAAACGGGACGGGCATAAAACCATCGAAGCCAAGTACGGTAACCTCTTTGAGATGTACGAAAAAATCACCGGTGAGAACCCTTACGAAACACCGATGATGATTTATCCGGCTGTTCACTACACCATGGGCGGCTTGTGGGTCGATTATAACCTGATGACGACCATCCCCGGCTTATATGCATTGGGTGAAGCCAATTTCTCCGACCACGGTGCTAACCGGCTAGGTGCTTCGGCGCTGATGCAGGGGCTGGCCGACGGGTATTTCGTGATTCCGTATACTATCGGTGATTATTTGGCTACGATTGGCCCGACCGATAAAATTCCCGTGGACGCTCCGGCTTTTAAAGAGGCTGAAAAGAAAATCCAGGACCAAATTCAGAAGTTCCTGTCAATCAAAGGCAGTCGTCCGGTCGACGATCTGCATAAAGAACTCGGTCATATCATGTGGGAATACTGCGGTATGGCTCGTACGGCTGAAGGACTGAAAATTGCCAAAGAGAAAATTCAGGCGCTTCGGAAAGAGTTCTGGACAAATGCCAAAGTACTGGGCGATGCCGATGAAATGAACCAGGCGCTCGAACAGGCTGGCCGTGTCGCCGACTTTATCGAACTGGGCGAGCTGATGGTGGATGATGCCTTGAATCGGAATGAATCCTGCGGTGGGCACTTCCGTGAGGAGTACCAAACTCCTGATGGCGAAGCCCTCCGCGACGACGAAAACTTTGCCTACGTGGCTGCCTGGGAGTATCAGGGTGAAGGTAAGCCTGAAATTCTGAATAAAGAGCCACTGGTATTCGAAAACGTAAAACTGACACAGCGGAGTTATAAATAA
- a CDS encoding succinate dehydrogenase cytochrome b subunit yields MAWVTQTLSSSLGRKVIMSLTGLFLSSFLIVHMAGNLQLFKGDGGRAFNEYTYFMTHNPLIITISYLLYTSILVHALMAFVLTRHNQASRPIKYAYSKPEANSAWASRNMGILGTILLLFIVIHMRTFWYEMHFGSVPMAEYDGKEYKDLYAVVQVAFGELWYVVLYVICMVAIGYHLWHGFQSGFQTLGVRHKKYTPVIEFLGKYFFAIIIPAAFAAMPIYVYLQVHNII; encoded by the coding sequence ATGGCTTGGGTAACACAAACGCTATCCAGCTCCCTCGGTCGAAAGGTTATCATGTCGCTGACGGGACTGTTTCTAAGTTCATTTCTGATTGTACATATGGCTGGAAATCTCCAGTTGTTTAAAGGCGATGGCGGTCGGGCTTTCAATGAGTACACCTACTTCATGACCCACAACCCGCTTATTATCACCATCTCCTACCTCCTCTACACGTCGATTCTGGTTCATGCGCTGATGGCTTTTGTGCTGACGCGTCATAATCAGGCGTCTCGCCCCATTAAATATGCCTATAGCAAGCCCGAAGCAAACAGCGCCTGGGCTTCGCGGAATATGGGTATTCTGGGGACCATTTTGCTGCTCTTCATTGTTATTCACATGCGGACATTCTGGTACGAAATGCATTTCGGATCAGTGCCTATGGCTGAGTATGATGGAAAGGAGTATAAGGATTTGTATGCTGTAGTGCAGGTCGCTTTTGGTGAGTTATGGTACGTTGTTCTGTACGTCATCTGTATGGTAGCTATTGGCTATCACCTGTGGCATGGTTTCCAGAGCGGGTTCCAGACTCTGGGTGTCCGGCATAAGAAGTATACCCCAGTCATTGAATTTCTGGGCAAGTACTTTTTTGCCATCATCATTCCGGCGGCTTTCGCAGCCATGCCGATTTACGTGTATTTACAGGTTCACAATATTATTTGA
- the fabD gene encoding ACP S-malonyltransferase, producing the protein MKAYVFPGQGSQFRGMGQDLYQASEAARQLFDQANEVLGYNLTGIMFEGSDEELKQTIYTQPAVFAHGVVLALTTDSFAPDMVAGHSLGELSALTAAGVLSFADGLSLASVRATAMQRACDLTPSTMAAVLGLTDAVIESVCAEITEEIVVPANYNCPGQVVISGSVAGIQLAEERLKAAGAKRVVPLAVSGAFHSPFMEPARTEFAEAVERMTFNTPRCPVYQNVNAQAVTDPAQIKANLIAQLTSPVRWTQSVERMVADGATEFFECGPGKVLQGLVKKISPAIPVAGI; encoded by the coding sequence ATGAAAGCATACGTTTTTCCCGGTCAGGGCTCTCAGTTTCGGGGTATGGGACAGGATCTCTACCAGGCTTCCGAAGCGGCCCGCCAATTGTTCGATCAGGCCAATGAGGTGCTTGGTTATAACCTCACCGGCATTATGTTTGAAGGTTCCGACGAAGAACTCAAACAAACCATTTATACCCAGCCCGCTGTTTTTGCACACGGTGTAGTACTGGCCCTGACAACCGATTCATTCGCTCCTGACATGGTAGCGGGTCACTCCCTGGGCGAACTATCGGCGCTTACGGCAGCTGGTGTTCTGTCGTTTGCCGATGGATTAAGCCTGGCATCGGTACGTGCTACGGCCATGCAGCGAGCCTGCGATCTGACGCCTTCAACGATGGCCGCAGTATTGGGTCTGACCGATGCAGTCATCGAAAGCGTATGCGCTGAGATCACCGAAGAAATTGTGGTACCAGCCAACTATAACTGTCCCGGTCAGGTTGTGATTTCGGGTAGCGTAGCGGGTATTCAACTAGCCGAAGAGCGGCTAAAGGCAGCCGGAGCCAAGCGTGTCGTTCCGCTGGCGGTAAGTGGAGCCTTCCACTCTCCGTTTATGGAACCCGCCCGTACCGAATTTGCCGAAGCCGTCGAACGGATGACCTTCAATACGCCCCGTTGCCCAGTTTATCAGAATGTAAATGCCCAGGCGGTCACTGACCCGGCTCAAATCAAAGCCAACCTGATTGCGCAACTCACGTCGCCAGTTCGCTGGACCCAGTCTGTTGAACGGATGGTGGCAGATGGCGCTACTGAATTTTTTGAGTGCGGTCCTGGTAAGGTTCTTCAGGGCCTGGTTAAAAAGATCAGCCCAGCTATACCTGTAGCAGGCATTTAA
- a CDS encoding alpha/beta fold hydrolase: MEPHRTVYKLVYLIFLLLAIGTRLQAQPTEQVNYNEAKVPTYVLPALLNTTANRPVRNKTTWEKQRRPEIIRLFEENVYGQMPRSYDRLTYSVTHEDANAMGGKATLNEVLIEVVNHAKSVKINLVLFVPNQPKKPVPAFLLINNRGKDNTDPTRAHKSDFWPAEMVIDSGYAIAAFHVSDLAPDDSVRYVNGVLQLYPDQLTANNGMKAIGAWAWGASRVLDYLEKDATIDTKRVALVGHSRGGKASLWAAAEDPRFAMCITNCSGNTGAALSHRRFGETISRINTTFPHWFTNNYKKFNNNEDALPLDQHMLLAAVAPRPLYATNASKDLWADPTGTFLALKQAESVYALYGLTSHLPARPPAINHPIINSPIGYHNREGEHNLTAYDWRHFIQFANLHFRHKPIRFKKEP; encoded by the coding sequence ATGGAGCCGCATCGCACAGTTTATAAGTTGGTTTACCTGATTTTTCTTTTGCTTGCTATAGGGACAAGGCTTCAGGCGCAACCTACGGAACAGGTAAACTATAACGAAGCCAAGGTTCCGACCTATGTCTTACCGGCGCTGCTCAACACAACGGCCAATCGACCTGTTCGTAACAAAACAACCTGGGAAAAGCAGCGACGCCCTGAAATCATCCGGCTTTTTGAAGAGAATGTGTATGGACAAATGCCCAGGTCTTATGATCGGCTTACGTACTCGGTAACCCATGAAGATGCCAACGCTATGGGAGGAAAAGCTACCCTGAACGAGGTACTCATTGAGGTTGTCAACCACGCAAAGTCAGTAAAAATAAACCTCGTTCTTTTCGTACCGAATCAGCCGAAAAAGCCCGTTCCGGCTTTTTTGTTGATCAACAACCGGGGCAAAGATAATACCGATCCTACCCGAGCCCACAAAAGTGACTTCTGGCCAGCCGAAATGGTGATTGATAGCGGTTATGCTATTGCCGCTTTCCACGTCAGCGACCTGGCCCCCGACGATAGCGTTCGGTACGTAAATGGGGTACTACAGCTTTATCCTGACCAATTGACGGCCAATAACGGTATGAAGGCTATAGGAGCCTGGGCCTGGGGCGCCAGTCGTGTGTTGGATTATCTGGAAAAAGATGCCACCATCGACACCAAAAGAGTAGCACTTGTGGGGCATTCGCGGGGCGGGAAAGCGTCTTTATGGGCGGCTGCCGAAGACCCTCGATTCGCTATGTGTATAACGAACTGTTCAGGAAATACGGGAGCCGCTTTATCGCACAGACGTTTTGGCGAAACGATTAGCCGAATCAACACGACCTTCCCCCACTGGTTTACAAACAACTACAAAAAATTCAACAACAACGAAGATGCCTTACCCCTCGATCAGCATATGCTGCTGGCTGCCGTAGCCCCACGACCGCTTTATGCAACTAATGCGTCGAAGGATCTGTGGGCAGATCCAACGGGTACTTTCCTGGCTTTAAAACAGGCCGAGAGCGTGTATGCTTTATATGGCTTAACGTCTCACCTGCCCGCTCGTCCCCCGGCCATCAATCATCCGATTATCAACTCCCCGATTGGCTATCATAATCGCGAAGGCGAACACAACCTAACTGCCTACGACTGGCGCCATTTTATCCAGTTTGCCAATCTTCATTTCCGGCACAAACCAATCCGTTTTAAAAAAGAACCGTAG
- a CDS encoding RagB/SusD family nutrient uptake outer membrane protein gives MISKSSFRYMPLLTLLLLGSCSQDFLIETNPNAIATSDYYKTENDVLLALNGAYNALRDNSGIAEGSGLYSEERSDNTGRNDNQSNAGEPFQFNAFALLPSNSYLQTHWTSLYQIITRANYVLAGSEKVTYAKTDTKAQYQAEAKFIRALIYFQLVRKWGDVPLVTKPLTTVDEVTANTFREKKEKVYAQIVADLTDVVNSSLPDVRVAADKGRVSKVAGNALLGQVYLTMATTLDQANRATNLAQAKTYLTYAYSKRTFGTLKEIPYTDVFDVTKKTTNPEAIFQIVYKQGDINYSSSIAANNQAQGETINSLKTTTGVGGNVTPDLVKDYEDGDVRKDYSIKYANAAVVKDYFITKFRDASSAAGTSGYGGNDWLLIRYADVILMLAEVNMYLGDEATAIGFLDQVRERAKLPLYNVAKTNPAYSAKYPTLKLAILHERRVELAFENQRWFDLLRFFTPDELVTYFKSKSQADFGAAQLSNFGTKDYYYPIPFNEYKLNPSGMYQNLGY, from the coding sequence ATGATATCTAAATCATCATTTCGCTATATGCCGCTGTTGACCCTGTTGTTGCTGGGTTCGTGCAGCCAGGATTTTCTGATTGAAACCAATCCAAACGCAATTGCAACCTCTGACTATTATAAGACAGAAAATGATGTATTACTGGCGCTGAATGGGGCTTATAATGCCCTTCGCGACAACAGTGGTATCGCAGAGGGCAGTGGACTATATTCCGAGGAACGCTCCGATAATACGGGCCGAAACGATAACCAGTCGAATGCCGGGGAGCCGTTTCAGTTTAATGCCTTCGCCCTGCTGCCAAGTAACTCGTATCTGCAAACGCACTGGACTTCGCTATATCAGATCATTACCCGAGCCAATTACGTGCTGGCCGGTTCGGAAAAAGTAACCTATGCGAAGACCGACACAAAAGCGCAATATCAGGCTGAAGCCAAATTTATCCGGGCACTCATTTACTTTCAACTAGTTCGGAAATGGGGCGATGTACCGCTGGTGACCAAGCCGTTAACCACGGTCGATGAGGTGACGGCCAATACATTCCGGGAGAAGAAAGAGAAAGTATACGCTCAGATCGTGGCCGACCTGACGGATGTAGTCAACAGTTCACTGCCCGACGTTCGGGTTGCTGCTGATAAAGGTCGGGTGTCGAAAGTGGCCGGAAATGCACTGCTCGGGCAGGTATACCTGACCATGGCAACTACGCTGGATCAGGCGAATCGGGCTACGAATCTGGCGCAGGCAAAAACATACCTGACCTACGCCTATAGCAAGCGGACATTCGGTACGCTGAAGGAAATTCCGTATACCGACGTGTTCGATGTAACCAAAAAAACGACCAATCCCGAAGCCATATTCCAGATTGTTTACAAACAGGGCGATATCAACTATTCGTCGAGCATTGCCGCCAACAACCAGGCGCAGGGCGAAACCATCAACTCGCTGAAAACGACCACGGGTGTAGGCGGCAACGTAACACCTGATTTGGTAAAAGACTATGAGGACGGCGATGTTCGGAAAGATTACTCGATCAAGTACGCCAACGCAGCCGTCGTAAAAGACTATTTCATTACCAAGTTTCGGGATGCCAGCTCGGCGGCCGGAACGAGTGGCTATGGTGGTAACGACTGGCTGCTGATTCGGTATGCCGATGTCATTCTGATGCTGGCTGAGGTGAATATGTACCTGGGCGATGAGGCAACGGCCATTGGCTTTCTGGATCAGGTACGCGAACGGGCAAAACTGCCACTCTACAATGTGGCTAAAACAAATCCGGCCTATAGTGCTAAATACCCTACGCTGAAGCTGGCTATCCTGCACGAACGACGGGTTGAACTTGCCTTCGAAAACCAACGCTGGTTCGATCTGTTGCGGTTCTTTACGCCTGACGAGCTGGTTACTTATTTCAAGTCGAAAAGTCAGGCTGATTTTGGCGCGGCCCAACTGTCGAATTTCGGCACGAAAGATTATTACTACCCAATTCCGTTCAACGAGTATAAGCTGAACCCGAGCGGTATGTATCAGAATCTGGGTTACTAG
- a CDS encoding SusC/RagA family TonB-linked outer membrane protein, producing the protein MLHQVIRISGTVTDEQNQPIPGVNIVEKQTRKGTVTDANGQFSLDVNAGATLVFSSVGFATQEVTVGSQPILTVRLKEDVNQLSEVVAVGYQTLRKSDVTGAIANVKARELNVAAPTLGQALVGKLAGVQVSQVSGAPYVSTKIRVRGIGSINASSDPLYVIDGFPAGNDVFINPNDIESIDILKDAASAAIYGSRASGGVVLITTKRGKDGKGKFDYEYQYGINQLAKKVKLLDASGFAQLVIDGRNNTYRDLVQNSGKTWSDAMFSDDNATRIAKVGNASSVSIPTEFYDFANQKLITPKYNTDWQDELYRNAPFSRHNLTFSGGNNGVRYLISGGYQNQQGIIVATKQERLNFRANIDADISKKFKVGTSMFVTSTSNREVQEGRFNQGPILGALIYAPIFRARDENGNLVKNEMASQQPVYGYQTIENPVAMAMETNITRKGLRGTFNGTASYEIIPGLVAKANVGMQTYNEKYEYYLPTSLSSGNNPPYSPQAIAAATAQALSLNTQNLLAEFTATYAKQIGRHRINGLIGYTAQKTNLDQISVSAQGFQNDAVQEITAKGADPTNFFLNTTTTTSSVGFTGTGKQEETLLSYLARAEYNYDDRYYLTAAFRTDGSSRFGPLNRWGSFPSISGGWTISNEPFYADVFGSSSTLKLRGSWGLTGNYNVGNYNYLQTMASPTGAVFGSGTIQTAFYSGPIKDQKLGWESTSQYNLGVDLGLFNNRILLIANGYLSYSYNLLFNQPISAISGTTSILTNLRDSKIRNQGVELQIDGRAISTPDFKLNLSGNISLNRNKVLNMGGANTILVAGAERSYITHITQEGQPVGMFYGFKAIGMVRQKDMDNLAADNAVYNAATQSFPAGYVLKGPARSTASTNPLRPGDLIFQDVNGDGVVNDADKQVIGSPYPKFTYGLSVNASYKALDFNASFNGIYGSQVLDGQDYYLFNMEGSGNQYSVVADRYRSEDQPGNGQVYRASRGGTQSNSTRLSTFYLQNGSYFRCTNLTLGYNLPASLVARAHVSGLRLYVNVNNAFTITKYKGYNPEVDYNNGANLAPGVDYGKYPLARGYNLGARITF; encoded by the coding sequence TTGCTTCATCAGGTTATTCGTATTAGCGGTACGGTCACCGATGAACAGAACCAACCCATTCCGGGCGTTAATATTGTTGAAAAACAAACCCGGAAAGGAACTGTTACGGATGCCAATGGCCAGTTTTCGCTGGATGTAAACGCTGGGGCTACGCTGGTGTTTTCGTCGGTAGGGTTCGCCACGCAGGAGGTGACGGTAGGTTCGCAACCGATACTAACAGTACGGCTGAAAGAAGACGTCAACCAGTTGAGCGAAGTAGTGGCCGTGGGGTATCAGACTCTGCGGAAAAGCGATGTAACGGGCGCTATCGCCAATGTGAAAGCCCGCGAACTGAACGTAGCCGCCCCAACACTGGGTCAGGCACTGGTCGGTAAGCTGGCGGGGGTACAGGTGTCGCAGGTGAGCGGGGCTCCGTATGTGAGTACTAAAATTCGGGTGCGGGGTATCGGGTCAATTAATGCCAGTTCCGATCCTTTGTATGTGATCGACGGCTTTCCGGCGGGCAACGATGTATTCATCAACCCAAACGATATTGAAAGCATTGATATTCTGAAAGATGCCGCTTCGGCCGCTATCTATGGGTCGCGGGCATCAGGCGGGGTCGTACTGATCACCACCAAACGCGGGAAAGATGGCAAGGGTAAGTTCGATTACGAATACCAGTATGGCATTAACCAACTGGCTAAAAAAGTAAAACTGCTGGATGCCAGCGGCTTTGCGCAACTAGTGATCGATGGTCGCAATAACACCTACCGCGACCTGGTGCAGAATAGCGGCAAAACCTGGAGCGATGCCATGTTCTCGGACGATAATGCAACCCGGATTGCCAAAGTGGGGAATGCCTCGTCGGTCAGTATCCCCACCGAATTCTACGATTTCGCTAACCAGAAACTGATTACCCCTAAATACAATACCGACTGGCAGGACGAGCTGTACCGAAATGCTCCCTTCAGTCGCCACAATCTAACGTTCTCAGGTGGAAATAATGGAGTTCGCTACTTGATTAGCGGTGGCTACCAGAATCAGCAGGGCATCATCGTGGCTACCAAACAGGAGCGGTTGAATTTTCGCGCCAATATCGATGCCGACATCAGCAAGAAGTTTAAGGTAGGCACCAGTATGTTTGTGACCTCGACCAGCAACCGTGAAGTGCAGGAAGGACGTTTTAATCAGGGGCCAATTCTGGGCGCTTTGATCTATGCGCCGATTTTCCGGGCGCGCGACGAGAATGGTAATCTAGTCAAAAATGAGATGGCGTCTCAGCAACCGGTTTATGGGTATCAGACTATTGAGAATCCGGTGGCGATGGCTATGGAAACGAACATTACCCGCAAAGGGCTTCGTGGCACATTCAATGGTACGGCCAGCTACGAAATCATTCCGGGCCTCGTAGCCAAAGCGAATGTGGGTATGCAGACTTACAATGAGAAATATGAGTATTATCTGCCCACCAGCCTCAGCAGTGGTAATAACCCACCGTATTCGCCCCAGGCCATTGCAGCCGCTACCGCTCAGGCCCTCTCGCTCAATACGCAGAATCTGCTGGCTGAGTTTACGGCTACCTACGCCAAACAGATCGGCCGTCACCGGATCAATGGATTAATTGGCTACACGGCGCAGAAAACCAACCTCGACCAGATCAGTGTATCGGCCCAGGGATTCCAGAATGATGCCGTGCAGGAAATTACAGCCAAGGGTGCCGATCCTACCAACTTTTTCCTGAATACCACCACTACTACCAGCAGTGTTGGCTTTACCGGAACGGGTAAGCAGGAAGAAACGCTGCTATCGTATCTGGCGCGGGCTGAGTACAACTACGACGACCGCTATTACCTCACGGCTGCCTTCCGTACTGATGGCTCGTCACGCTTCGGGCCATTGAATCGCTGGGGTAGTTTCCCATCTATTTCGGGTGGCTGGACGATCTCGAACGAACCGTTCTATGCCGATGTGTTTGGCTCGTCATCGACTCTGAAACTGCGGGGAAGTTGGGGGCTTACCGGGAACTACAACGTAGGCAACTACAATTACCTGCAAACGATGGCTAGCCCAACTGGAGCGGTATTTGGATCAGGAACTATTCAGACGGCCTTTTATTCTGGGCCTATCAAAGACCAGAAGCTGGGTTGGGAGTCAACGTCGCAGTATAATCTGGGCGTAGATCTGGGCTTATTTAATAACCGAATACTGCTGATTGCCAATGGGTATCTGAGCTATTCCTATAACCTGCTATTTAACCAGCCAATCTCGGCTATTTCGGGCACTACTAGTATCCTGACCAATCTGCGCGACTCGAAAATCCGGAACCAGGGCGTTGAATTGCAGATCGATGGCCGGGCTATTTCGACACCGGATTTCAAACTGAACCTGAGTGGTAACATCTCGCTTAACCGCAACAAAGTATTGAATATGGGCGGAGCCAACACCATTCTGGTAGCCGGTGCCGAGCGGTCGTATATCACACACATCACGCAGGAAGGCCAGCCCGTCGGCATGTTTTATGGGTTCAAAGCGATCGGTATGGTACGCCAGAAAGACATGGACAATCTGGCGGCCGACAATGCCGTCTACAACGCAGCTACGCAATCGTTTCCGGCAGGCTATGTTCTGAAAGGCCCCGCCCGGTCAACTGCTTCGACGAACCCGCTCCGTCCCGGGGATCTGATTTTCCAGGACGTAAATGGCGATGGTGTCGTGAACGATGCCGACAAACAGGTGATTGGCAGTCCGTATCCAAAATTTACGTATGGACTTTCCGTGAACGCCAGCTACAAAGCGCTGGATTTCAATGCCTCGTTCAACGGTATTTATGGCAGTCAGGTACTGGATGGTCAGGACTACTACCTGTTCAATATGGAAGGGTCGGGCAACCAGTATTCGGTGGTGGCTGATCGGTATCGGTCAGAAGATCAACCCGGTAATGGACAGGTATACCGGGCATCGCGCGGGGGAACGCAAAGCAACAGCACCCGCTTGTCGACTTTCTACCTGCAAAACGGGTCATACTTCCGATGCACAAATCTGACGCTGGGCTACAATTTGCCCGCTAGCCTGGTGGCCAGAGCACATGTCAGTGGGCTGCGGCTATATGTAAACGTCAACAACGCCTTTACCATCACCAAATACAAGGGCTATAACCCAGAGGTAGATTATAACAACGGGGCTAACCTGGCTCCGGGTGTCGATTACGGCAAATATCCGCTGGCTCGTGGCTACAACCTGGGTGCACGCATCACTTTTTAA
- a CDS encoding DMT family transporter, producing the protein MHAWLFLLIAAFFQTGWTYSLKYMAFDDLKTLRWDSFYSPDAGLPVLLPFLGNIVFGFVNMFFFSLAIKQIPTPTAFAIWTAMTLALVKLVDVAVFRASWSVTELFFLVVMGIGIVGLRACSAT; encoded by the coding sequence ATGCATGCCTGGTTATTTCTGTTGATTGCAGCATTCTTTCAGACCGGCTGGACGTATTCGCTCAAATACATGGCCTTCGATGACCTGAAAACCTTACGCTGGGACTCATTTTATTCTCCAGATGCCGGTTTACCAGTGCTATTACCATTTCTGGGGAATATCGTATTCGGCTTCGTCAACATGTTCTTCTTCTCGCTGGCTATAAAACAAATTCCTACACCAACGGCTTTCGCCATTTGGACTGCCATGACTTTAGCGCTGGTAAAACTCGTTGATGTAGCCGTTTTTAGAGCTTCATGGTCAGTTACCGAACTCTTCTTTTTAGTGGTTATGGGCATAGGGATAGTAGGTCTGAGAGCCTGTTCAGCAACCTAA